A genomic segment from Propionibacteriaceae bacterium ZF39 encodes:
- a CDS encoding DUF222 domain-containing protein: protein MSLDTTPPGPEPLFPTPDPPGVDLVAATGSRAPASSASRLPTTDPSTASAPDPSTVCAPDTPAGGGGGADVSPGTAATSPTSGTGTGTGTGPAPTTDPSDAVGPRVCDPDTGWDRFSVIQALTLAARREREAKIDQLILIARAAEVWSWIDNIDDVVAQIGVADRISDAATRDRVRAAAEAGDDDLLDELLTPPTDHAAFDSAAGASPGVLYGERLYLYGADGSPACSEFLRLEIGPALGIQPEAAARLIGDVLDLRHRLPGMWAHVETGRVLGWVGCQMARRTRAAGLSQELCLELDRRVSPYAPGWTPNRILTQTDKLIVILDPDTAEARRRDELGRRYVSFWADRHPSGAGMLHMRAQLDAVPAADLEATLNALAEVLEAVRPDLTPDARRAWGLELLADPAHAARVLAGDITGLTPPADLHTDHSADTEADDPGPETASELDDPGAGDGADPVTTPSAPAPGPSGAIEAFVTPGTPAAAEIAAVTGPATPATPDPATAPIPGGGCGCKTTGPGAGRVPTGREVSLIVHVNPADLILGAGGETPRLGHLVQTLLDQLLAEAARSGRLIVKPVLDPMAVSVSESDTPPGSMVERVQYRNPTVVFPYSDRASTSQFIDMDHTVPRPHGPTTEANLGPLDRLPHRWKTHTTCRLTQIRPGTFIWHTPAGQTFTVTPHGTYPDDPGPDWPTPPHSGPRSNRPQTSSPAPDRPSNAPTRPNPPDPPAPVGPAQHPPNPQTRNHHRSDPQH from the coding sequence ATGTCCCTCGACACCACCCCGCCCGGGCCCGAACCCCTGTTCCCCACCCCCGACCCTCCCGGCGTTGACCTGGTCGCGGCGACGGGTTCGCGCGCTCCTGCTTCCTCGGCCTCCCGTCTTCCGACCACCGACCCGTCTACGGCCTCCGCGCCCGACCCGTCTACGGTCTGCGCGCCCGACACCCCGGCTGGTGGTGGTGGTGGTGCCGACGTCAGCCCTGGGACGGCCGCCACCAGCCCTACCTCCGGCACCGGCACCGGCACCGGTACGGGTCCTGCCCCCACTACGGACCCCTCGGATGCTGTGGGTCCGCGGGTGTGTGATCCGGACACGGGCTGGGATCGGTTCTCGGTCATCCAGGCGCTCACGCTGGCAGCGCGGCGGGAACGCGAAGCGAAGATCGATCAGTTGATCCTGATCGCCCGTGCTGCGGAGGTGTGGTCGTGGATCGACAACATCGACGACGTCGTCGCTCAGATCGGTGTGGCGGACCGGATCAGTGATGCCGCGACCCGGGACCGGGTTCGCGCCGCCGCGGAGGCCGGCGATGACGACCTCCTCGACGAACTCCTCACCCCACCCACCGACCACGCGGCCTTCGACAGCGCCGCGGGCGCTTCGCCGGGGGTGCTGTATGGGGAGCGGTTGTATCTCTACGGTGCGGATGGTTCGCCGGCGTGTTCGGAGTTCCTGCGGTTGGAGATCGGCCCGGCGCTCGGGATCCAGCCGGAGGCCGCGGCGCGGTTGATCGGTGATGTGCTTGATCTGCGTCACCGCCTGCCCGGGATGTGGGCCCATGTCGAAACCGGCCGGGTGCTCGGCTGGGTCGGCTGTCAGATGGCCCGCCGCACCCGCGCCGCGGGCCTGTCACAGGAGCTGTGTCTGGAGTTGGATCGGCGGGTCTCGCCGTATGCGCCGGGCTGGACCCCGAACCGGATCCTGACCCAGACCGACAAACTCATCGTGATCCTCGACCCCGACACCGCCGAGGCAAGGCGCCGCGACGAGCTCGGGCGGCGGTATGTGTCGTTCTGGGCCGACCGCCACCCCTCCGGCGCGGGCATGCTCCACATGCGGGCCCAGTTGGATGCCGTGCCTGCCGCGGACCTCGAGGCCACGTTGAACGCATTAGCCGAAGTGTTGGAAGCGGTCCGGCCCGACCTCACCCCCGACGCCCGCCGGGCCTGGGGCCTCGAACTCCTCGCCGACCCCGCCCACGCCGCTCGGGTCCTCGCCGGCGACATCACCGGCCTCACCCCACCCGCTGACCTCCACACCGACCACTCCGCCGACACCGAGGCCGACGATCCCGGCCCCGAGACGGCTTCGGAGCTCGACGATCCCGGGGCAGGCGATGGGGCAGACCCGGTGACGACACCTTCGGCACCTGCACCGGGCCCATCGGGTGCGATCGAGGCGTTCGTGACACCCGGCACCCCGGCCGCTGCCGAAATCGCTGCTGTCACCGGCCCAGCAACCCCGGCCACCCCCGACCCTGCGACCGCGCCCATCCCCGGTGGCGGGTGTGGCTGCAAAACGACCGGGCCGGGCGCGGGGCGGGTGCCGACGGGGCGGGAAGTGTCGCTTATCGTGCATGTGAACCCGGCCGACCTGATCCTTGGCGCCGGTGGGGAAACACCCCGCCTGGGTCATCTGGTCCAGACCCTGCTGGATCAGCTCCTCGCCGAGGCCGCCCGCAGCGGCCGGTTGATCGTGAAACCCGTCCTCGACCCCATGGCCGTGTCGGTGTCCGAGTCCGACACCCCGCCGGGGTCGATGGTCGAACGAGTGCAGTACCGCAATCCGACCGTGGTGTTCCCGTACTCCGACCGGGCCTCCACCTCACAGTTCATCGACATGGATCACACCGTTCCGAGGCCGCACGGTCCGACGACCGAGGCGAACCTCGGCCCGCTGGACCGGCTGCCACACCGCTGGAAAACCCACACGACCTGCCGACTGACCCAGATCCGGCCCGGCACGTTCATCTGGCACACCCCGGCCGGGCAGACGTTCACCGTCACCCCGCACGGCACGTATCCGGACGATCCCGGACCAGACTGGCCCACCCCACCCCACTCCGGACCCCGGAGCAACAGGCCGCAGACCTCCTCACCCGCGCCCGACAGGCCTTCCAACGCGCCCACCAGGCCGAACCCTCCCGACCCACCCGCACCGGTAGGCCCGGCCCAACACCCGCCGAACCCCCAGACGCGGAACCACCACCGTTCTGACCCCCAGCACTGA
- a CDS encoding cobalamin biosynthesis protein, producing MRVLCSSATGLLVGWLADEGLGDPSRYHPVAGFGHVASALEQKTWRDQRAAGAAHVALLVGTTLLGGVALERLTLVNRPDARRPDPRGPGVLHLALTAAACWAVLGGRSLRREAAAVGTLLAADDLNGARDRIRSLVGRDPTHLSADELARAVIESVAENSSDAVVAPLFWGAVAGIPGLLGYRAINTLDAMIGHRSPRYHRFGWAAARLDDLVNWIPARLAAGLAAAAAPLVGGSPAAAFDTVRADAHKHPSPNAGPVEAAFAGALGVRLGGTNRYGDRVEDRGTLGAGRPVTAADIAGANRLAAAVGVGAAVLATLGAFARQRFLSERRPKVGA from the coding sequence ATGCGTGTGCTGTGTTCCTCTGCAACGGGACTTCTGGTCGGTTGGCTCGCGGACGAGGGGCTCGGCGACCCAAGTCGGTATCACCCGGTAGCAGGCTTCGGCCACGTGGCCTCGGCGCTCGAGCAGAAGACCTGGCGCGACCAGCGTGCCGCAGGCGCGGCCCATGTCGCTCTTCTCGTCGGCACCACCCTCCTCGGAGGGGTCGCTCTGGAGCGACTGACCCTTGTGAACCGACCTGACGCGCGCAGACCTGACCCGCGTGGACCGGGCGTACTCCATCTCGCCCTCACCGCCGCTGCCTGCTGGGCCGTGCTGGGCGGACGCTCGTTGCGGCGCGAGGCCGCAGCCGTCGGTACGCTGCTCGCCGCCGACGATCTCAACGGCGCCCGGGACCGCATCCGCAGTCTCGTGGGCCGGGACCCGACCCACCTGTCCGCCGACGAACTCGCACGAGCCGTGATCGAGTCCGTCGCCGAGAACAGCTCCGACGCCGTGGTCGCGCCTCTGTTCTGGGGTGCGGTCGCGGGGATTCCGGGGCTGCTGGGATACCGGGCGATCAACACCCTGGACGCGATGATCGGACACCGGAGCCCGCGCTACCACCGCTTCGGCTGGGCCGCTGCTCGCCTCGACGACCTCGTCAACTGGATCCCCGCCCGATTGGCGGCCGGCCTGGCTGCGGCCGCCGCTCCCCTGGTGGGTGGTTCACCGGCTGCGGCATTCGACACGGTCCGCGCTGACGCCCACAAGCATCCCTCCCCCAATGCCGGACCGGTCGAGGCGGCGTTCGCCGGTGCCCTGGGCGTACGCCTCGGCGGCACGAATCGCTATGGCGACAGGGTCGAGGATCGGGGCACGCTCGGCGCCGGCCGCCCGGTCACTGCGGCCGACATCGCCGGAGCGAACCGCCTCGCCGCAGCCGTCGGAGTCGGAGCCGCGGTCCTTGCCACGCTCGGCGCCTTCGCCCGCCAACGATTTCTGTCGGAGCGGCGGCCTAAGGTAGGCGCATGA
- a CDS encoding low molecular weight protein-tyrosine-phosphatase produces MTEQVRVIFVCWGNICRSPMAERVAEGWLDEAGITDVELTSAGVSSEETGNPIDRRAQQWLTEAGYRADDHRAHRITADEIDSADLIIAMEDIHVDRMHRLKPRRTDHIHLLTHFDPDAAPGAGVPDPWYGDHSGFGDTLASIEGAMPNLLAEIERLRSRSSATSMEE; encoded by the coding sequence ATGACCGAGCAGGTGCGCGTGATTTTCGTGTGTTGGGGCAATATCTGCCGATCGCCGATGGCGGAGCGGGTGGCCGAGGGCTGGCTGGACGAAGCCGGCATCACGGACGTGGAGCTCACCAGCGCCGGGGTGTCCTCGGAGGAAACCGGCAACCCGATCGACCGCCGGGCCCAGCAGTGGCTGACCGAGGCGGGCTACCGGGCTGACGACCACCGCGCCCACCGCATCACTGCCGATGAGATCGACAGTGCCGACCTGATCATCGCGATGGAAGACATCCACGTCGACCGGATGCACCGCCTGAAGCCCCGGCGCACCGACCACATCCACCTGCTCACCCACTTCGATCCCGACGCCGCACCGGGCGCGGGCGTCCCCGACCCGTGGTATGGGGATCATTCCGGCTTCGGGGACACCCTCGCGAGCATCGAAGGCGCCATGCCGAACCTCCTGGCCGAGATCGAGCGCCTCCGCAGCCGATCTTCCGCGACGTCGATGGAAGAATGA
- a CDS encoding response regulator transcription factor, translating into MHILVVDDDQAVRDSLARSLQYSGYEVSTASDGVEALAKLAAGRPDAVIMDVMMPRLDGLETTRMLRANGNDVPILVLTARDSVDDRVDGLDAGGDDYMAKPFALDELLARIRALVRRAGSGAEADEQGNEALVFGDLSLNAQTREVLRGQRHISLTRTEFALLQTFMKNPRRVLERSWLLNEVWGFDFPTTANSLEVYIGYLRRKTEASGEARLIHTVRGVGYVLRENAP; encoded by the coding sequence ATGCACATCCTCGTGGTTGATGACGACCAGGCCGTTCGTGATTCGCTGGCGCGCTCGCTGCAATACAGCGGCTATGAAGTATCGACCGCAAGCGATGGAGTCGAGGCGCTGGCCAAGCTCGCCGCCGGCCGGCCCGATGCCGTGATCATGGACGTGATGATGCCGCGCCTCGACGGGCTCGAGACGACACGCATGCTGCGCGCCAACGGCAATGACGTGCCGATCCTGGTCCTGACCGCGCGTGATTCGGTCGACGACCGGGTGGACGGCCTCGATGCGGGCGGCGACGACTACATGGCGAAGCCGTTCGCGCTCGACGAGTTGCTGGCCCGGATCCGGGCGCTCGTCCGGCGCGCCGGGTCGGGTGCCGAGGCCGACGAGCAGGGCAACGAAGCGCTCGTCTTCGGCGACCTCAGCCTCAACGCCCAGACCCGCGAAGTGCTGCGCGGCCAGCGCCACATCAGCCTGACCCGCACCGAGTTCGCCCTCCTCCAGACCTTCATGAAGAACCCGCGCCGCGTGCTCGAGCGCAGTTGGCTCCTCAACGAGGTCTGGGGCTTCGACTTCCCGACCACTGCCAACTCCCTCGAGGTCTATATCGGCTATCTGCGGCGCAAGACCGAGGCATCGGGTGAGGCGCGACTGATCCATACGGTGCGCGGCGTCGGCTATGTCCTGCGCGAGAACGCCCCATGA
- a CDS encoding HAMP domain-containing sensor histidine kinase, whose product MIQRLRRFFSLPSVQRRIGILTGVAVAVAVAVTGFAGYLTAQFSLYDQLDRELTQIATLTSDAIGTDVQALGGIDQQALRSVNLNLVLLRSDGYRAAVPGERVSLETGDDELALARLQEGVSHRTVHGSDGQLYRIVAVPLPRVDGSYALVIGRPLAPTLSILSDLRIVLVLFGSGGVGLGAIIGALIARSSMRPIRELTRAVTRVTQTDSLDPIEVEGDDELSQLTRSFNTMLYSLASSRARQNRLIVDASHELRTPLTSLRTNIELLVADEKSGMLPEGARKEILRDIAAQLAEFTSLIGDLVQLTRAPAKTTRIPLNLRDVVESALQRVRRRGPGLTFDVELNSLHLVGEEDTLERAVTNLLDNAVKFSPAGGTIRVLLEGDQLRISDQGPGIAEDDLPHIFDRFYRSDKARHTPGTGLGLSIVAQTVARHGGWVRASRSAEGGAEFTMRLPGFVTREGLNLDLAENADESEREEAET is encoded by the coding sequence ATGATCCAACGGCTCCGCCGTTTCTTCAGCCTGCCGTCGGTCCAACGTCGGATCGGCATCCTGACCGGGGTCGCTGTCGCTGTCGCCGTGGCGGTGACCGGTTTCGCGGGCTATCTCACCGCGCAGTTCTCCCTCTATGACCAGTTGGATCGTGAGCTGACCCAGATCGCGACCCTCACGTCGGATGCGATCGGCACCGACGTCCAGGCCCTCGGCGGGATCGACCAGCAGGCGCTCCGCTCGGTGAACCTCAACCTGGTCCTGTTGCGCTCCGACGGCTATCGCGCGGCCGTCCCGGGCGAGCGGGTGAGCCTCGAAACCGGCGACGACGAACTCGCGCTTGCCCGCCTCCAGGAAGGAGTGTCCCACCGCACGGTACACGGCAGCGACGGGCAGCTGTATCGGATCGTCGCCGTCCCCCTCCCCCGCGTCGACGGCAGCTATGCCCTGGTGATCGGGCGCCCCCTCGCGCCGACGCTGAGCATCCTGAGTGACCTGCGGATCGTCCTGGTGCTGTTCGGTTCCGGCGGCGTGGGTCTGGGCGCGATCATCGGTGCCCTCATCGCCCGCTCCTCGATGCGGCCCATCCGCGAGCTGACCCGCGCCGTCACGCGCGTCACCCAGACGGATTCGCTCGACCCGATCGAGGTCGAGGGCGACGACGAGCTGTCGCAGCTGACCCGCTCCTTCAACACGATGCTCTATTCGCTGGCCTCGTCCCGCGCCCGCCAGAACCGCCTGATCGTGGACGCGAGCCACGAATTGCGTACGCCCCTGACGTCGCTGCGGACCAACATCGAGCTCCTGGTCGCGGACGAGAAATCGGGCATGCTTCCCGAGGGAGCCCGCAAGGAGATCCTGCGCGATATCGCAGCCCAGCTGGCGGAGTTCACCTCGCTGATCGGCGACCTCGTCCAGCTCACCCGCGCCCCGGCCAAGACGACCCGCATCCCGCTCAACCTGCGCGATGTCGTGGAATCGGCCCTGCAGCGCGTACGCCGCAGAGGTCCCGGCCTCACCTTCGACGTCGAGCTCAACTCGCTCCACCTGGTGGGGGAAGAGGACACGTTGGAGCGGGCTGTCACCAACCTGCTCGACAACGCCGTCAAGTTCTCCCCCGCCGGCGGCACCATCCGGGTGCTCCTTGAGGGCGATCAGCTGCGCATCTCCGACCAGGGCCCCGGCATCGCCGAGGACGACCTGCCCCACATCTTCGATCGCTTCTATCGCTCCGACAAGGCCCGTCACACCCCCGGCACCGGCCTCGGCCTGTCGATCGTGGCCCAGACGGTCGCGCGCCACGGGGGTTGGGTGCGCGCGTCGCGGTCGGCCGAAGGCGGAGCCGAATTCACGATGCGCCTGCCCGGTTTCGTCACCCGCGAAGGTCTCAACCTCGACCTGGCCGAGAACGCGGATGAGTCCGAGCGCGAGGAGGCAGAGACATGA
- a CDS encoding PfkB family carbohydrate kinase translates to MTDAGSPPPGIPRVLVVGSLNHDTIVRTPHLPAPGETVLGEDLIQRFGGKGANQAAAAAAAGAPTVMVGAIGDDPEGHAYLTRLKALGVHPRVAMVGRFPTGRAIVTVDTEGANTITVIPGANADMTPMRVAVGLMDLTAADLVVVQLELPLDAVIQAVAIAADRGARVVLNMAPYADLPAEVLAYADPVVVNEGEAERLAAAGLTPQSLVITRGARGATWGHLEVPTADATVVDTTGAGDAFCGGLAAALLGGADRRAALEAGARSAARVISHHGAQPDHS, encoded by the coding sequence ATGACGGACGCTGGGTCACCCCCGCCCGGGATCCCGCGCGTGCTCGTGGTCGGTTCGCTCAACCACGACACGATCGTGCGTACGCCCCACCTGCCCGCCCCCGGCGAGACCGTCCTCGGCGAGGACCTCATCCAGCGGTTCGGCGGCAAGGGAGCCAACCAGGCCGCCGCCGCGGCCGCAGCCGGGGCTCCGACGGTCATGGTCGGCGCAATCGGCGACGACCCGGAGGGCCACGCCTATCTGACCCGCCTGAAAGCCCTGGGCGTCCACCCCCGGGTCGCGATGGTCGGCAGGTTCCCCACCGGTCGCGCGATCGTGACGGTCGACACCGAGGGCGCCAACACCATCACGGTCATCCCGGGCGCCAACGCCGACATGACCCCGATGCGCGTGGCGGTCGGGCTCATGGACCTCACCGCCGCCGATCTCGTGGTCGTGCAGTTGGAGCTGCCGCTCGACGCCGTGATCCAGGCAGTGGCGATCGCGGCCGACCGTGGGGCGCGGGTGGTGCTGAACATGGCACCGTACGCTGACCTGCCGGCCGAGGTGCTGGCGTACGCCGATCCGGTCGTCGTCAACGAGGGCGAGGCCGAACGCCTCGCGGCCGCCGGCCTGACACCGCAGAGCCTCGTGATCACCCGCGGCGCCCGGGGCGCGACGTGGGGTCACCTGGAGGTTCCGACAGCCGACGCGACCGTCGTCGACACCACCGGAGCCGGGGACGCGTTCTGTGGTGGCCTCGCCGCGGCCCTCCTCGGCGGCGCCGACCGCCGGGCAGCCCTCGAAGCCGGCGCCCGATCCGCAGCCCGGGTGATCTCACACCACGGCGCCCAGCCCGATCACAGCTGA
- a CDS encoding arginine deiminase, whose product MVDSEVGRLRTVMLHRPGPELQRLTPRNNDRLLFDGVPWVARAQEEHDAFAATLTDRGVEVLYLTDLLTETLEDPSARAQVIADTLDSLLLGDTLRHYLAGALADAEPAELTELVIGGIRNDELRGGRGLVTALMQPHDFLIDPLPNLLFTRDSSVRLGDHVAITALAMPARARETQLTEVIWTQHPRLAGTPTLHGWQAENLEGGDVLLLAPGVVAVGVGQRTTPAGAERLARQLFQLGLARTVLVAPVDQTRATMHLDTVMTMVDVDTVVMYPNIADRLQAWTVTPGDDHTLDVSGPEPFAIAAARAMGIDRLKLIDTGTDPVTAEREQWDDGNNTLALAPRVAVAYERNIVTNGRLEAAGIEVIPIAGSELGSGRGGPRCMSCPIERDPLV is encoded by the coding sequence ATGGTCGATTCCGAGGTAGGCCGCCTGCGCACGGTGATGCTGCACCGTCCCGGCCCCGAACTGCAGCGGCTCACCCCGCGCAACAACGACCGCCTGCTGTTCGACGGGGTTCCGTGGGTGGCGCGGGCGCAGGAAGAACACGACGCCTTCGCCGCGACACTGACCGACCGCGGGGTCGAGGTGCTCTATCTCACCGACCTGCTCACCGAAACCCTGGAGGACCCGTCCGCGCGGGCCCAGGTGATCGCCGACACCCTCGACTCCCTCCTCCTCGGCGACACCCTGCGCCACTATCTGGCCGGCGCGCTCGCCGATGCCGAACCCGCCGAGCTCACCGAGCTCGTCATCGGCGGAATCCGCAACGATGAGCTCCGCGGTGGCCGTGGCCTCGTCACCGCGCTGATGCAGCCGCACGACTTCCTTATCGATCCGCTGCCGAACCTGCTGTTCACGCGCGATTCGTCGGTACGCCTCGGCGATCACGTCGCGATCACCGCACTCGCCATGCCCGCCCGCGCCCGCGAGACCCAGCTCACCGAGGTGATCTGGACCCAGCACCCGCGCCTCGCCGGCACACCCACCCTCCACGGCTGGCAGGCCGAGAACCTCGAGGGCGGTGATGTGCTCCTCCTGGCCCCGGGCGTCGTCGCCGTCGGCGTCGGCCAACGCACGACCCCGGCGGGCGCCGAACGCCTCGCGCGTCAGTTGTTCCAGCTCGGGCTGGCCCGCACCGTGCTGGTCGCGCCCGTCGACCAGACCCGCGCGACGATGCACCTCGACACCGTGATGACCATGGTCGATGTCGACACCGTGGTCATGTATCCCAACATCGCCGATCGCCTCCAGGCCTGGACCGTCACCCCCGGCGACGACCACACGCTCGACGTCAGTGGCCCCGAACCGTTCGCCATCGCCGCGGCGCGGGCCATGGGCATCGACCGGCTGAAGCTCATCGATACCGGCACCGACCCCGTCACCGCCGAGCGCGAGCAGTGGGACGACGGCAACAACACGCTGGCCCTCGCACCCCGCGTGGCGGTTGCCTACGAGCGCAACATCGTCACCAACGGGCGCCTGGAGGCCGCCGGCATCGAGGTGATCCCTATCGCGGGCTCCGAGCTGGGCTCCGGCCGCGGGGGGCCGCGGTGCATGTCGTGCCCGATCGAGCGGGACCCGTTGGTCTGA
- a CDS encoding DNA-3-methyladenine glycosylase 2 family protein has translation MCPESVAVTGELARVRRLPGRSLRPYLGRLRRGPGDPTHRRVGATWFRSTLTPVGPALLRLDEGPELRAEAWGAGAEWVLDQLPDFLGDHDDPSEFRPDHPLLREAQRRAPGLRVGRTQLVWEAFAPAVIEQKVTGNEAYAGFRRLVRKFGEPAPGPAWVEGHPAHGMVCPPAPAGWARIPSWTWLKAGIEPARSRTIVAAAGRAGALERTLRAPDEADRRLQSLPGVGVWTSAEVRQRAHGDPDAWSDGDYHIPGVITLALVGEKLDNDAAREVLEPYRGHRYRVQQLVGVMGIWPERHGPRRTLPTHFPR, from the coding sequence ATGTGCCCGGAATCCGTGGCCGTGACCGGCGAGCTCGCTCGGGTACGCCGGCTTCCCGGCCGGTCGCTCCGGCCCTATCTGGGCCGGCTGCGGCGTGGTCCGGGGGATCCGACCCATCGCCGGGTGGGGGCCACATGGTTCCGGTCCACGCTCACACCGGTCGGGCCAGCGTTGCTCCGGCTCGACGAGGGCCCCGAGCTCCGGGCCGAGGCCTGGGGCGCAGGTGCGGAATGGGTGCTCGATCAGCTCCCCGACTTCCTCGGCGACCATGACGATCCGTCGGAGTTCCGGCCCGATCATCCGCTGCTTCGTGAGGCGCAGCGGCGCGCACCCGGGCTGCGGGTCGGGCGTACCCAACTCGTCTGGGAAGCCTTCGCCCCCGCCGTGATCGAGCAGAAGGTGACGGGCAACGAGGCGTACGCCGGCTTCCGGCGGCTCGTCCGGAAGTTCGGGGAGCCGGCACCCGGCCCGGCGTGGGTCGAGGGTCATCCGGCCCACGGGATGGTCTGTCCGCCCGCACCCGCCGGCTGGGCCCGGATCCCGTCCTGGACCTGGCTCAAGGCCGGTATCGAGCCGGCCCGCAGCCGCACGATCGTCGCGGCGGCCGGGCGAGCGGGGGCTCTGGAGCGTACGCTGCGCGCGCCGGACGAGGCCGATCGGCGGTTGCAGTCGCTGCCGGGGGTGGGGGTGTGGACCTCGGCGGAGGTACGCCAGCGCGCCCACGGCGACCCAGATGCCTGGTCGGACGGGGACTATCACATACCCGGCGTGATCACCCTCGCGCTGGTGGGCGAGAAGCTCGACAACGATGCCGCGCGCGAGGTGCTCGAGCCCTATCGCGGGCATCGGTATCGCGTGCAGCAGCTCGTCGGGGTGATGGGCATCTGGCCCGAACGCCACGGTCCGCGCCGGACGCTGCCGACGCACTTCCCACGCTGA
- a CDS encoding DUF3152 domain-containing protein produces the protein MIGSYHTSTSPTGAPGPSATPENPPAPAQPAPDGAPADDPAAASGPAPGPTAESTADPAGAAPQKDVTPEPVPQSGSGQVRVAQFTRAAPAEQQGRRVRVRVEVENEMPVDPDQVATQAATILQDKRSWPSKQKVRFDFVGGGTHDLVIRVLTPATTDKRCYPLRTNGRVSCSTGSAVNLNGHRWTGGIPDYAGDLTGYRTYLVNHEVGHYLGLGHVECPGRGQPAPVMMQQTYGLDGCARNPWP, from the coding sequence GTGATCGGTTCCTATCACACCTCGACCTCTCCGACCGGAGCGCCGGGCCCATCGGCGACCCCCGAGAACCCGCCTGCGCCCGCGCAGCCGGCCCCGGACGGAGCCCCGGCCGACGACCCGGCAGCGGCCTCCGGTCCGGCCCCCGGTCCCACCGCTGAGTCCACCGCCGATCCCGCCGGGGCCGCTCCCCAGAAGGACGTGACGCCCGAGCCGGTCCCGCAGTCGGGTTCGGGGCAGGTGCGGGTGGCGCAATTCACCCGCGCCGCGCCGGCCGAACAGCAGGGCCGGCGCGTGCGGGTCCGGGTCGAGGTCGAGAACGAAATGCCGGTCGATCCCGATCAGGTCGCGACCCAGGCCGCCACGATCCTGCAGGACAAGCGATCCTGGCCGTCGAAGCAGAAGGTGCGGTTCGACTTCGTCGGCGGGGGCACCCATGACCTGGTCATCCGCGTACTCACCCCGGCCACCACCGACAAGCGCTGCTATCCGCTGCGCACCAATGGCCGCGTCAGCTGCTCCACCGGGTCGGCGGTCAACCTCAACGGCCATCGCTGGACCGGCGGGATCCCCGACTACGCCGGCGACCTCACCGGCTACCGCACCTATCTCGTCAACCACGAGGTCGGGCACTATCTCGGGCTCGGCCATGTCGAGTGCCCCGGCCGCGGCCAGCCCGCGCCGGTGATGATGCAGCAGACCTACGGCCTCGACGGATGTGCCCGGAATCCGTGGCCGTGA